The Terriglobus roseus region CCTGACGGAAGACGTGCGCGAACGCACAGTGCAGCGAATTCTGGCCGCTTGTACAGGACGAAAGTCCATCTCCGCTGAAGGACAGCGATAGCCTTTTTTCTTTACTTTGAGGCACCCTTCACGTAGGGTTTGCGTGTTGCACTACGCTTTCCCTCCCGAGAGGGTTGTTCATGTCTCTGCCTGATCCTCCCAGCGCCCGCGATCGTCGCGTTTCGCCAACCGGCGAACGCCGTTCCACAGATACGTCTCATGCAAATCGCTCTGGTCGGCGCGCAATGGATAGCTCGCCCAGGCGGCGCAGCACCGATCCGCAGATTCGGCGTCGCCGCGAAGACCACAAATCCGGGAACTCCGCTTTTGGCGCACTTCTTATCGTTGTGGTTGCCGTTTTGTTTCTGGGCTATGTCTACAACGTGGCAGGCTTTGCCACCGCTGCGGATAATTTCTTTTCCACGTTGAATAGCTCCGCGCAAAGCGAAAACAGTGCCGTCGTCAAAATCATGGAAGTTGTCTACCCTGCCATCGGACTGATCGTGGCAGCCTTGATGGTGTTTGGCATCCTACGGTTTCTCTATCGAAGCATTCGTGGTGCTAAGAAGACCCGCAAGCTTGCAGGACGCGAAGTCATCACTCTGGAGAAGTTCCGTCAGATCACAGAAGCCAGGGGGATTCGCCCAAGGATCTCAACACAGGCTTACCAGCTCCTTCTTCCCTATTACGCCAGTAGCATGCGAGCTCGATTGGATGATCGTCTCGTTGAGGATTTGAACATGACTCCGGAGCAGGTGCAGGACACATACGGCAACCTTCTCCGCAATACAGATCGCAAGGAATCGCCCGGCACGCAGCCAAGCATTCTCACCGTGATGGATCTGCTGAACGCGGTGCAGTCGGCAAAGCGGCAGTCGCTCATGGATTCTGTGAAGCGTCCTGTTGTACGCATTTCAGCCATTCGGCGCGCGCAAGCCGCCGCGAAAGACAGCGACAAGGATTTCACAACATCCCAGTAACCACTGCGTGATAATCCGGGGTCTGATACGTTCATAGAGGCTCCCACACTCTGCGCCCATGGACACGACCCAAGCAAGCTCTTCCCTGCCGCGCAGGCTCCCCCGACAGCCCAAAGCGGCACCTTATCCCGTCAAAAGAGCGACGGATAATAGTTCTCTTGCTCCGAATATCTCTTATTTCACCGAAGAGATCGAAGCCCTCCGCCCGCCTCAACCAGAAGTGCGCGCTGTAGCGCCTTCTCCGCCTGCGCCGACGCAAGACGTTCCGTCCCACACGGAGATTGTGCAACTCACGTCCATGGCAGACCGTGGGTCGCAAGAGCAGTCGTTGGCGAAAGCTGCGCCTGTTCCAGCGTCGGAAAGTCGTCGGAATCGTCCATCAAACGACGATCCGAAGCCCGGATACGCGCGCCCGTCTGGCATCTCGCGATCTCGGCCTTCACGCCCTTCAGGCTTGTCTGGATCACGTCCCTCTGTCAGTGTTCCGGCGGTACCTGAAGCTCGCAATCGCGCGGTGTCCGAAACACATGAAACCGCATCTCCCCGTGTTTCCAAAGAGCTCTCCGCTTCAACTTTCCTTAAGCCGTCGCCTGAAGTGCGAATGCAAGATACCGCGAGCCGCCTGCCTGTAGCAGCACGTAACGATGACTCATCAGCCGCCTCGGCTCCGATAAGCCGTGTCGCAAAAAACACCAGCCGCCGCGTGGCGCACAAGCGGAAGATTTCTGCGGGCGTCGCTCTCGCCGTGCTTTCGGGTGTTCTGGTGGCGTATTCCTTTACGGTCGGCAGCATTGAAAATGAAGTGGATCGCCTGATTGTGAACTCGGAGAGCATGCCCGCGTTCGTCAAATCGCTGCTGCCCTGGCTTCCCTTGCTTCCGCTCATCCTTCTGCTGGGCACAGTCCTCTGGATTCTCGCTGGCATGATCGGGTTGCGGCGGACCAGACGTCGACCAAATACTTTGGTTGCCAGCGGTGAAGCGTCAGCCGAACAACGCAAAGCGAAGCGTCGTAAATCTCCTTTGGAACAGTTCCGTGACGAGGCAGAAAAGGAAGGCATTGGGAAAGATGCTGCATATCAGGCATGGCGTCTGCTGCAGAGATACGGCCCAGACAGCCACATACTTTCGGTCTATGACGATCTGCAAGTCACGCTCAGCATGACTCAGCACCAGATTCAGGGCGTCTACAAACATCTTGTCCCGGCAAATGAAAAACCGGTCTCAGTCCGTTCAGTACTTGACCTGATGCGATTGGCAAACTCTCCGCCGCGGAACACTGCGCAGCACCAAAAGACCGCGCAATAGAGTTCACACACTGTCGATAACTCTGGGCACTTCCTGTAAAAGAGAAACGCCGCAAGCATTGTTGCTTGCGGCGTTTCTCTTTTCTTACCGGCGGCGCTTTGGCTTCTGTCCGCTGGTCGCTTTCTGCGGAGCGTACTGTTGCCGTTGCGGTCCGCGGCTGGTTGGGAACTGCGGCGGTTCTGGCTGGCGAGGCTGCTCTTCCACTTCGCTGCCACCGCTCATGCGCATGGGCGGCGGAGTCTGAGGAAGCTGCGGCGGAGGCGGTGCCACCGGCTGTGCTGCCATGCTTCGCAGAGCCTCCAACTGCTCCAGCGACTCAATCGGAATGCCATCCGGACCAACGATCTGCATGCGGTACAGGTTGCGCAATGTGTCTTCCTGGAAGCGCTGCATCATGGCTTCAAACATCTCGAAGGATTCCTTCTTGTAGGCCACCAGCGGATCCTGCTGCGCGTAACCACGCAGGCCGATGCCTTCCTTCAGATGGTCCATCGCAAGAAGATGGTCCTTCCACAGACCGTCCAGCGTGCTGAGCATGATGACGCGCTCGTGATATCGCAGAGTGTCCGGCCCAAGGATCTGTTCCTTCACCTCAAAGCGCTGCTTCAGGCCTTCAAACAGAGTGTCACCAAGCTCGTGGCGATTCAATGCCGCGAAGTCCACCTGCGGGAAGTCTGTGCCGAAGATGTCGACCAGCTTCGTCTTCATCTCAGTGACGTTCCACTGATCAGCATGAACATTGGCAGGAGCCGTCTCATCCAGAATGTTCGACAGCGCCGTGGCCGTGTAGTCCTCTAGGACGAGTTCCTTCTGGTCTACGCCTTCAAGCAGGTTGTGACGCAGACCGTAGACTGCCTCACGCTGCTTGTTCATCACGTCGTCATATTCCAGAACGTGTTTACGCGATTCAAAGTTCTGCGTTTCCACGGCCTTCTGCGCAGCGGCGATACGGTTGGTGATCATGCCGCTTTCAATCGGCACACCCTCTTCCATACCCAGACGCTGCAGCAGCGTGCTGACCCACTCACGCGCGAAGATGCGCATCAGGTCGTCTTCCAGTGACAGGTAGAAACGCGCTGCACCCGGATCGCCCTGACGGCCCGCACGTCCACGAAGCTGGTTATCGACACGACGGCTTTCGTGACGCTCCGTACCAATGATGAAGAGACCGCCAGCCTCCAAAACTGCCTCATGCTCACGCTTGCAGTCAGTGGCGAAGTGATCCAACGCGTTATCCCACTCTGCCTGCGTGCACTCATGCTCTTCGTTCTGGTAGTAGAAGCGGTACATGCCCGGTGCTGCAACAGGTGCAATCTCACCTTCCACAGTGGCCAGCGGCTTCGCGACGCCGCTCTTTGCCAGCTCCTGACGCGCCATAAACTCGGCATTGCCGCCCAGCAGAATGTCGGTACCACGACCCGCCATGTTGGTGGCGATAGTCACCATGCCCAGACGTCCGGCCTGCGCAACGATCTCCGCTTCGCGTTCGTGGAACTTCGCGTTCAGAACAACGTGGCGCACACCCTTGCGCTTCAGAATTTCGCTCAGGATTTCCGACTTCTCGATCGAAGTCGTACCCACCAGTACCGGCTGCTTGTTCGCGTGCAGACGATCAATCTCATCTGCCACGGCAAAGTACTTTTCTTTCGCCGTGCGATACACCACGTCCGGGTGCTCAATGCGCTGCATGATGCGGTTGGTCGGGATGACTGTGATTTCGAGCTTGTAGATGTTGTCGAATTCGGCGGCTTCCGTCTCCGCCGTACCGGTCATGCCGGAGAGCTTCTTGTACATACGGAAGTAGTTCTGGAAGGTGATAGTGGCGAGCGTCTGATCTTCCTTGCGGATGTTGACGCCTTCCTTCGCTTCCACGGCCTGGTGTAGTCCATCGGACCAGCGGCGACCCGGCATCAGACGGCCCGTGAACTCGTCCACGATGATGATTTCGCCGTCCTTCACCACGTACTCTACGTCGCGCTTGTAGAGGTTGTGGGCCTTGATCGCAGTCTCCACGTGGTGCTTCAGATCCCAGTTCTCGGGGTCAGCAATGTTACCGATGCCGAGCAGGCCTTCGATCTTTTCCCAACCCTCATCCGTCACAGTGATGGAGCGAGCCTTCTCGTCTACCGTGAAGTCTCCGGTGTAAATCTTCTGTTCCAGCGTCTCCGTGAACTCACCCAACTCAAGCTCTGGGATGATTACATTCACGCGCTCGTACTTGTCAGTGGTCTGGTCTGTGGGGCCAGAGATGATGAGCGGCGTACGCGCTTCGTCAATCAGGATCGAGTCCACTTCGTCCACGATGGACATGTAGTGTCCACGCTGAACAAGTTCGCTCAGTTCGAACTTCATGTTGTCGCGTAGGTAGTCGAAGCCGAACTCGTTGTTCGTACCGTAGGTGATGTCTGCGGCATACGCTGCACGGCGTTCGCGGTCGTCAAGATCATGAACAATGACACCAACGGTCATGCCGAGAAAGCCGTAAATCTTGCCCATCCACTCGGCGTCGCGCTTAGCCAGATAGTCGTTCACGGTAACCACGTGAACACCGCGACCAGCGAGCGCGTTCAGGTAGCAAGGCAGTGTGGCGACTAGCGTCTTACCTTCACCCGTACGCATTTCAGCGATCTTGCCCTGGTGAAGAACGGTGCCGCCGATCATCTGCACGTCGAAGTGACGCATACCCACCACACGGCGGCCAGCTTCGCGAACCACAGCGAAGGCTTCCGGCAGAAGCTCGTCCAGAACCACCTTCTCTTCGGCAATGCGTTCATCGCGATCAACAATGTCAGCGGTACGCGTGGCAATGCGTTCGCGGAACTCCACCGTTTTGGCGCGAAGCTGTTCGTCGGTGAGCGCCTGAAGAGCGGGTTCGAAGCCATTGATCTGATCGAGGATGGGCTGCATGCGCTTCACAGCGCGTTCGTTGGAGGTGCCAAACAGTTTGGCGAGAGTCTTGTTAAACACAGGGGTCGTCCTTGCTGGTACGGAAAATAGCGCGATCAAGAGGGCGCGGTGCAATTAGCAACCGCGATAACGTACGGCACTCTCATCTACGGCGCGCTACAGGCTGTTTCCAGTCACAGCGTGCACGTGCGCTGTTTGAACCGCGGCATCATTTACCGGGCGAACAACGCCATGCTCACATGACGTAGCAGCCGTAAAGCTTTGGGGTTCTTCGCTAGCCGGACCGGTCGTGACAGGCTCAGATTCTTCAATTGCTGCCTGAAGCAGCAGATTGCGAACAAAGACGCCACCGGGAGTCCGTGCCGGTTCCACGCTGCTGGCACGCGCGTCAGACACTGCCAGGCTCGAAAGCAGCAGCAACAGACACGCGAAATGAACGGCGCGGGAACGCATGTGCTTCCTAGTTTAGACGAATGACGGGCTTGGTGCATCTACCCAACCCGAGAC contains the following coding sequences:
- the secA gene encoding preprotein translocase subunit SecA encodes the protein MFNKTLAKLFGTSNERAVKRMQPILDQINGFEPALQALTDEQLRAKTVEFRERIATRTADIVDRDERIAEEKVVLDELLPEAFAVVREAGRRVVGMRHFDVQMIGGTVLHQGKIAEMRTGEGKTLVATLPCYLNALAGRGVHVVTVNDYLAKRDAEWMGKIYGFLGMTVGVIVHDLDDRERRAAYAADITYGTNNEFGFDYLRDNMKFELSELVQRGHYMSIVDEVDSILIDEARTPLIISGPTDQTTDKYERVNVIIPELELGEFTETLEQKIYTGDFTVDEKARSITVTDEGWEKIEGLLGIGNIADPENWDLKHHVETAIKAHNLYKRDVEYVVKDGEIIIVDEFTGRLMPGRRWSDGLHQAVEAKEGVNIRKEDQTLATITFQNYFRMYKKLSGMTGTAETEAAEFDNIYKLEITVIPTNRIMQRIEHPDVVYRTAKEKYFAVADEIDRLHANKQPVLVGTTSIEKSEILSEILKRKGVRHVVLNAKFHEREAEIVAQAGRLGMVTIATNMAGRGTDILLGGNAEFMARQELAKSGVAKPLATVEGEIAPVAAPGMYRFYYQNEEHECTQAEWDNALDHFATDCKREHEAVLEAGGLFIIGTERHESRRVDNQLRGRAGRQGDPGAARFYLSLEDDLMRIFAREWVSTLLQRLGMEEGVPIESGMITNRIAAAQKAVETQNFESRKHVLEYDDVMNKQREAVYGLRHNLLEGVDQKELVLEDYTATALSNILDETAPANVHADQWNVTEMKTKLVDIFGTDFPQVDFAALNRHELGDTLFEGLKQRFEVKEQILGPDTLRYHERVIMLSTLDGLWKDHLLAMDHLKEGIGLRGYAQQDPLVAYKKESFEMFEAMMQRFQEDTLRNLYRMQIVGPDGIPIESLEQLEALRSMAAQPVAPPPPQLPQTPPPMRMSGGSEVEEQPRQPEPPQFPTSRGPQRQQYAPQKATSGQKPKRRR